TCCTCATAGAGAAAGatatgaaaacatgaatttgttttattataataaattactaaaataagtAAGCCTACTGAGCAGCACCAGACTACACAGCAAAGACTATAAACAGATAAAATGAAATCCTCAAAACCTGTAAACATAAAAGCTTTGCAAAAGGGCACATAAGGAAGGATCAGGATATTGTATTTCACAGATGCAATGTTGAGAATGTTCGTATAGGGATGACCTTACAGACCATCTAGCTTACACTCCTTTCATTACACAGGAAGAAAACGGACTCCCCTTTGGTCACACAGGTGAATCTCAACCAAGTCAGGTGTAGGATTTACATGTCCTGACCACTTCCTACCTCTCCATGCTCTCCAATACTCCCCATTAATCCTAAGACACTCATAACACAAGGTCCTAAAGGCACAACTGTCTCAAGAGTAAAGATGTCTTAAAATGACAACAGTATTCTAACCAATCAAGCTTCATTGAACTCACCTGCTTTTCTCGGAAGGAACGCTTGTTTTTTGATCGGACATTATGGCTATATCGCATCATCATAAAgttcttctgttttttcttctctttatttgtgGAACTGGAAAATGggttcattttggttttcttcctcacaAATTCTTTTCGGTCTGTCTTTCCAGCctattaacacacacacaaaaacactttTTAAGAGTTATCTAATCCACATATGTGTCTcctctatgccaggcactctaCTGGATGCCAAGGACAAAAAGATGGATGGAACTCAGTCCTTGCTCCCCAGTAACTCACTCCAGGGGAAAAATGACCATGATATATTATAATGGAGCAAGGAAAACTCAGTGGAAGAAAAGGGCCTAACTCAGCCAGTCAGATCAGAGGAGCTGTTTTTGGCAGGATGAAGGCACTCATggtgggagaaaggagggaaagggtAGAGCATTTCAGGAAGTACAGATAGAGTATGAGAAGgtggagaagaaagaacatggaTCTTAAACTTATCTAAACAGGTTTCAGTACAAATGGAATGCAGAGGGTATCGTGGAACCAGTATGGGATGGTGCCTAAAACAAATAAAGgtgtagaaaataaaactgaaaaggtAGGCAGTTGGAAAGGCTGGAGATGTGCAATCACATACAGCCCACAGCACCTGCCAGAGGCTATTCTTTAATGACCGTAAACATTTCCCTGCTTTCCTAAGAGCTCGGATAAATGCACTGAGCCTCCCAGATGCGAGAACAGGTGCTAATGCCTTTCTGTGTTCTCCATCTTGTTCTGGCTGTTGCTTACATGGCTATCTAGTTGTTAAAACTCATCTAACAGAACATCTAAtatctgtgcattttattctATGGTAATTATACCtttatttaaaacatcaaaataaaagtctGCCATTCTGTggctattcattttatttcatttttaatcttatttgcTTTCTGTTAAGAACCAGGAAATGATATGCTTCACCTACCATTGCCGTTGCTAGTCTTGTCTCCTTGTCAGACTTTGGCTTCTTATGAAGGTGTTCAATGTCCCGAAGAGAAAGTAACTCACCCCTGGGGTAAAGAACAAATATAATATGAAACCAGGGTGGAGGTCCTTTCCCTAATACTTTCATCACCACGTGAGCTGACTGAAGAAGCCCCGCCGTATGTGTTGTTTTACCTGGGCTCCTCATCACTATCGATTTCAATATATTTCCTCTTTTGGGCTTTCCCGGGGGCAGCGTCGAGTTCTTTCCTCATTTGGGCCATGCGGATTTTCTGGAAGTCTTCCTGAGTTAAAACTCGGCTTGTGCTAATGGCTGCAGCTTTGGCTTTCCGCTCCTCCATGGGCATGCTGTTGAGCTTCTTGGACTTGAAAGTACACAACAGAGGTTTAAAGAGCTACTAGCTCAAGTGAAAGCTAATACTATAAGTCCCCCCACAAGGCCCAGCATGAATTAGGTCTTAATAAACACAGAGTGATGCACCTGTACAAGGAAATTTCAGGACTTACTATTTTTTGCTGTTCTTCATCAGAAGAGTGGTGCACATCAACCCACTCGCCATCGGCATCTGCCTCCTCACTGAGACTGGTACTTTCCCACCCAACTGTGAAAAACAAGACACTGTTAATGCTGTCACTTTATGTTGTGTACTCACGGTAAgttgaaataaatcaagcaaaaGTCAATGGAGCTCTATGGACTAATACTTGAGCaatatttattgttaaataaacCACACCAATGGGAAATACGCACGACCATGTATCTACCGTGAGCTAAACCTTATCATCACTTTCTTTAACTTTCACGActcaaaagaagaggaagagaccctATAAGTTAAGATACCTATCCCAAGCCACACTGCTAGAAAATGTGGCCTATggtgaaatcataaaaatcatgtCTGATTCTAGAGCCCATGTTCTTTCCACCAAACCATGTCCATCAAAACAGCACCTGGACATTATCTTGGCCACACAGCGAGGGTCTGACAACTTGTGTAAGCATATTTATACATGTTTTTAGAAATCAGTTAGAAACAGTCATTCAGAGAACTGAAGTCGAAGATTCTGGATGTGAAAGAACCTTGTAAATACCTCAATGAAGAGGCATTAGTTCTTAACGGAGTCACCACAATAAGCTTTCGAAATCACAGATACTTGCAATTTTTCAGTTCCCCATAAGAAAGTATTTCAGCTTTTTTGGTATGGCATAAACACAACCACTTCTGCTGAGGCCTCAACTCTAACTCTAGTCTGGTATCTTGCTAAGTTCCACCCTATATCCtacattttaatagtttcttaAATCCTTCAGGGCTTTGCTCATTGTTTGCTTGGAAAATCCCCACTATTCTACCATTCCTCGCTTATTATTCAAGATACAGCTCATGGGTCAGCATCTCtctgaggcctttttttttttttaaagattttatttatttgacagagagagacaaagatagagagggaacacaagcagggggagtgggagagggagaagcagggttcccgccaAGCAgacagcccgatgtggggcttgatcctgggatcatgacctgagccaaaggcagacgcttaacgactgagccacccaggcgcccccttcttttttttttaaagatttatttatttgagagagagagtgcgaccACTCGagcaggtggagggacagagagggaaacaaggagactccccactgattggggagcctgagatcatgacctgagctaaaaccaagagtcagatgcttaactcattaagacacccaggtgcctccctttctccctttgaGGCCTTTTTTGAACCTCGGAGGTAGACCTGACTTCTCTCCAACCTCTGAGGTAGACCTGACTTCTCTCCTGCCCTCAGGCCCCATTTCAATCATAAATCTCGGAAACACTTTATTGCTGAGCTATTTGTAAAAGATCTTCAAGGACAGGCACCATACCATTCATCTTTACATTGACAGTGGCTAGCTCACAGGTaatgctttaaaaagttttactgaCATGATGAATTAATTAATATGAAGAAGATAGAACTCTAACAATCAAGGTAATAAAGGCTAACCATGGAAATCAGAATGGAGTTTTCTCAAACATTCTTCAATAATGTTCAACAAGTGTTCTCCTTCAACAAGGAGTATCTTGGAGGATTGCTCAGGACTAATCCTCATCATTTTTTCTAGACAATGAacaaaaaactattattttttcccaagtGGCCAGCATGCTCTTGATAAGGGGCAGCTGTCCTGAGGACATGACATCTACACTACACTGCAAGTTCCCTAAGAGCAGGAACCATGCCCATGTTGATCCTCAATGTCTGttaacagtgcttggcacatagtccttgctcaataaatatctgtcaaatgaatgTTCAATCAGCATGAAGATTTCAAGGTCAACACAGTATAGGAGTGATTTTATCTTGAATAATGGTGAAATGAAAATGAACCTTCATCATTTTCTGcatcctcttctttttcaacttCTAGAACTTCTGCTCCTGGAATGTAATCTTTAGCATCTAATTCTCCGTATTCTTGCACTCTTGCTTCTATGGAGGCCTCTGTAGGCTTACCCTAAAGAAAAGAacactgttttaaagatttatttatttgagagagagctcatgtGTGCTCATGCAAgcgaggggaagaggcagagggagagaatctcagactccctgctgagcatggagccccacaaggggctcgagctcatgaccctgagatcacaacctgagccaaaataaagagttggacgcttaaccaactgagccacccaggcacctcccccaaCGCCCAACACTGTTTTTAGTAGGGTTCTTAGACTGCATTATTCGTGAAAAGGATGAGGTctcgaggcacctgggtagctcagtcagttaagcatcccactcttgatctcagctcagtatCGATCttagggttttgagttcaagcctcatATATGAGTttaagcctcaaaaaaaaaaaaaattctctaagatTATGAATATAGAAGGGAGAATCATGAACAATGGAAGTAATCAAATGACAAAAACAGTCCACTTATGCCTTGGGTCAAAGTAAATCCCTCAGCCAGAATTCTGCCTATTTTCTTGCTCTCCTCTGATCTGGATCAGGAAACTGGCAGTTAATAGAGAACTGTTCCAATTCTCAAGTCATGAGATCATCACCTCTTTCTGTTACATACAcacatttctcttccttcccaattCCAAAGAGGTGCTATCTGGCTGGGGAACAGCCTGTTCGATACTGGCATCCGTTACTGACTGATCTCTGAAATTCCAATCTGTTAACGATGTCAAAAGCTTTCAGGATGAAACAGCCTGACAGGTCTATAAGACTCAGTCAGCATCAAAGAGCATGTGCCAACTACAAAATAGTTAAGGCATTGGTATTCAATTCAACTGTATTCTGAGAATAAAACTGCCAATACTCATAGTGGAAGCTTCATAAACACTAAAACTCATACTGTAGGAAGTTATTCTCACCTTCTAAGACTGTAACCTTTGGATGCAACATATGCATGTTTCACCTACCCGGAATTTCTTCTGCAACATCTTAGGATTCATTGTTCGGAAGAGCTGAATCAAAGTTCTAGCAGACATcatcacatctgtaaaataacaCCTTTAATTAGGAACTCCAGAGCAAAGAGTCTATTGAGAAAAGAGAGTCATTTGATACTCTTTGATCTACAGAGAATAACATGCATCTTACTCTTATCTCTGTGTGTTCTATACTGAGCCAGGTCTTGGAGAAGTTCTTCAGTCATGGCTAGAGGACATCGAGCTGTTATCTCTTTTATAGCATTgattctagaaaaggaaaatgaatttaaaaagccCAACAGCAATCTCAGATGGTTCAATATAAGGAGGTTTCCTAAAAAGACTAAATCAAAAGGTATATAAATTGGGGACTTCCAGGGTCAACAgtcctttaaaaaacatatccACTGCCTCCAGGTATGTTCTACATACCCTACAGTCATGACCTCCCCAGAGTTCTTGTCGGTGACAAAATTGTTGGCCACAGTCATGAGCACTGACTGAATGATCTGAAttgggaataaaagaaaagagatgagtGCTGATAAAATGCCTCTACCTACTCAAACATGTGAGGATGAAGGGACAATAGACTATTCACAGTAAAACAGTCTTGCATCTTCAACATGGGAGTTGGAAGGAATCAAGACTGAGGAAGACACATAAGAAAACTTTCAGTCTTCCTGGCTATCCTTAGAttaaattttgctcttttttagtattattttttaatatggatttaaaaaattgctttgacTCAGGACCATCCaatgattttattctatttttaagtaggctctacacccagcatggagaccaacacagggcttgaactcatgaccctgagatcaagacccaagctgagatcaagagttggatgtttaaccaactgagccacccaggtgcccctcccatgcTATTTTAATCAAATAAGGGAATTATCAGCATTGAAAAATAATCACTATAAAAATTTACTGATATTCTTGTCTTCTCTGACAAAAGATTTAGCAATTAAAGTCAGAATTCTCAACATCTAAAACAAACTTTACTTTTctatggtaaattttttttcagtttctataaaCGTGTGTGTCTATCTCCTTAAGAGTTAGTGTCTCTTCTCGTTTTGAAGaaaaggggggcagggggcagtcaTCCCTGTGGGAAAAGCTACCATGATATATTTAATAGTGGCACTGCTATGCAGACAGAGGTAAGGTTTAAGAGTTCTCACCTCTGGGGGTACTAAGTGATGAGATGCTTGGGCAGCGAACAGAAGGATCTTTGTTACTTCTAAAAATGTAAGAGATCAGAAAGATCATAGTCAGCTTACTGTTCTGTCTCTCAGGACTATAGCAAACATGGCAAGCACGTTCTCACCTTAAATGCTATTGCTGCTTACTCCAGCTGCAACACCTAACCCCCGGATCCCTGCCtggctcactccctcacttccctcatgtccctgctcagctgctgccttttccaaatgtctttcctGACATAATCTAAACTGGAACCTGCCCCAGcactctttgttttttattcttcctttttcctcaaaATACTTATCTTCACCTGGACACTGTATACACAGCATTCTCTGAATCTCCCtccagaatgtaagctctgtgaaggTGAGGACATTCTTTATGTTCTCCATGGAATTTTTAGCAACTAACTCAGTGTCCAGCCTAGAAATCACTAAGTAAGTGAATAACtacaaacaaatatatacacatgctcTCCCTTCAAAGGGGCAGTGTATATTAGGAGCAAGACCTctggcagaagaaagaagtgAGGTGAAtcctaatttccatttatttgccaAGTGACCCTGGTCTTTTTATTTCTACACCTCCCAGGACTGAAGTGAAGTTCTGATGAGATGatgtatgtaaagcatttagcagcACAGCACTTGGCTCATGTTAGATGTTCAACAAATGCTGGCTTCCTTCCTATCTTGGTTCAAGTTCAAAGGCAAAAGCAACCATCTCTTCTTTCCTGCCCTTATGTTGTTTTTAACTAAGAATACACATGAGGACAATggtaacagaaagataaaattcCAATATCTATTACAGTTACAGTAGGTCAGACTTCATTTTTAGAACTTTCTACCTGCTTATAGTATTACAAAAAGACTTGCTTTGAGAATCCAGTCTTTTGTCTTCCAAAAATAACTATTTCTTAAAGTTGATAAGCAGAACATTTAACCCATGGCAGACTGGgggaaagaaaacataagggtttctctccccttttctgaAACAGAACACACTTTACTCCTAACTCTTGCCTTTAATAATTCCAGAACAAAAGGCATGGATGGTTATTCTAATCCAAGGTCACTGAAGAAACATGGCAAGTGGGAAGCTTACCTCTTTGGTGGGGCTGCAGAAACCTTTGCACAAATGGATAgaagttaaagagaaaaagctGTGGAAAGAAGAATGCACAGACTTTAATATTTATGTAACTGAAGCtacagagttttatttttccctaacaCAATTTTATCACAAGCTCACCTAACTAGGGAtcatcttttacttttgttttttctcaacaAGCATTCATGATTCAGTGTGCTATATTACCCAAGGAAAGGGAGGCTATACTGCTGCCATCCTCATTATgtcaaggaagaagaaagtacATGCAGAataaaccaggggaaaaaaaaaaacaaaatgtaacattcttctacttttaaaatcagTGTGGCTGCAGAACTATTTTAAGTCTTCAAAGATAAACAGGATTATAGGAAGGAATAGCAATGATATTAAGGCTCCAAAGCAAGGGATAAAATAGTAACTCAAACCTC
The sequence above is a segment of the Zalophus californianus isolate mZalCal1 chromosome 2, mZalCal1.pri.v2, whole genome shotgun sequence genome. Coding sequences within it:
- the SDAD1 gene encoding protein SDA1 homolog isoform X2 encodes the protein MTFCKALILLRNKNLIDPSSLLELFFELLRCHDKLLRKTLYTHIVTDIKNINAKHKNNKVNIVLQNFMYTMLRDSNATAAKISLDVMIELYRRNIWNDAKTVNVITTACFSKVTKILVAALTFFLGKDEEEKQDSDSESEDEGPTARDLLVQYATGKKSSKHKKRLEKAMKVLKKQKKKKKPEVFNFSAIHLIHDPQDFAEKLLKQLESSTERFEVKMMLMNLISRLVGIHELFLFNFYPFVQRFLQPHQREVTKILLFAAQASHHLVPPEIIQSVLMTVANNFVTDKNSGEVMTVGINAIKEITARCPLAMTEELLQDLAQYRTHRDKNVMMSARTLIQLFRTMNPKMLQKKFRGKPTEASIEARVQEYGELDAKDYIPGAEVLEVEKEEDAENDEVGWESTSLSEEADADGEWVDVHHSSDEEQQKISKKLNSMPMEERKAKAAAISTSRVLTQEDFQKIRMAQMRKELDAAPGKAQKRKYIEIDSDEEPRGELLSLRDIEHLHKKPKSDKETRLATAMAGKTDRKEFVRKKTKMNPFSSSTNKEKKKQKNFMMMRYSHNVRSKNKRSFREKQLALRDALLKKRKRMK